A DNA window from Candidatus Aegiribacteria sp. contains the following coding sequences:
- a CDS encoding (2Fe-2S)-binding protein, with protein sequence MEESKMIKLTIDDQSVEFEKGTTLLEACKELDIAIPTLCYHEALSPYGSCRLCLVEIEQNGRVSIQTSCNYPVQEGMTVRTSTERVLKSRKIMMELLLARCPDSKNIKCLAEEMGITQTRIEPKNEDCILCGLCVRMCKERMGKGVLGFSGRGSKRLVSPAFDETSDECQTCGACY encoded by the coding sequence ATGGAAGAAAGCAAAATGATCAAACTCACCATCGATGATCAGTCCGTAGAATTCGAGAAGGGAACGACTCTTCTTGAGGCCTGCAAAGAACTCGATATAGCCATTCCGACCCTCTGTTATCACGAGGCGCTTTCTCCCTACGGTTCCTGCCGTTTATGTCTTGTTGAGATTGAACAGAATGGAAGAGTATCCATTCAGACATCCTGCAATTACCCTGTGCAGGAGGGCATGACGGTAAGGACATCTACGGAAAGGGTTCTGAAATCCCGAAAGATCATGATGGAACTCCTGCTCGCAAGGTGTCCAGATTCAAAGAATATCAAATGTCTTGCCGAAGAAATGGGTATAACTCAGACCCGGATAGAACCGAAGAACGAGGACTGCATTCTATGCGGCCTGTGTGTACGAATGTGCAAAGAGCGGATGGGAAAGGGAGTCCTCGGATTCTCAGGCAGAGGAAGCAAACGGCTCGTGTCTCCCGCCTTCGATGAAACATCGGATGAATGCCAGACATGCGGAGCCTGCTACAA